From the genome of Cognaticolwellia beringensis, one region includes:
- a CDS encoding glutamate synthase subunit beta — protein MGNPTGFINVGRALPTERNAGERLIDWLEVYEEIPLKDVEKQASRCMDCGVPFCQSAKSEFAPVVAGCPVNNVIPEWNDLIYRGRWKDAIDLLHKTNNFPEFTGRVCPAPCEGACVLGINADPVAIKLHEKEIIDHAFKEGWVVAQPPSARSGKNVAVIGSGPAGLAAAAQLNKAGHMVTVYERADRIGGLLMYGIPNMKLQKELVQRRVDILAQEGIVFVTNTEVGKDISVEQLETDFDSVVLCIGATVPRDLPVEGRELNGVHFAMDFLKANTKSLLDSEHKDGQYINAQGKNVVVIGGGDTGTDCIGTSLRHQCKSAIQLEIMPRPPEKRDETSNPWPEWPKRLLVDYGQKEAIEVQGQDPRQYLVMTKKIESDDQGNVKAVHTVDITWERNDKGQMFPQEVAGSEKAIPADIVLIAMGFMGPEGGLIEQFGLEQDNRSNIAAEYDKFATSKPSVFAAGDGRRGQSLIVWAIDEGRRCAREVDTYLMGSSYLP, from the coding sequence ATGGGAAATCCAACTGGATTTATCAACGTAGGTCGTGCCTTGCCAACTGAACGCAACGCAGGTGAACGTTTAATTGACTGGCTTGAAGTCTATGAAGAAATACCACTAAAAGATGTAGAGAAACAAGCTTCTCGCTGTATGGACTGTGGTGTGCCATTTTGCCAATCAGCAAAATCAGAGTTTGCACCAGTAGTAGCTGGTTGCCCGGTGAACAACGTTATTCCTGAATGGAATGACTTAATTTACCGAGGACGTTGGAAAGACGCTATAGATTTATTACATAAAACCAATAACTTTCCGGAATTTACCGGTCGAGTATGTCCAGCGCCATGTGAAGGTGCTTGTGTATTAGGTATTAATGCTGACCCTGTCGCTATTAAGCTGCACGAAAAAGAAATTATTGACCATGCTTTTAAAGAAGGCTGGGTAGTAGCTCAACCACCTTCAGCACGTAGCGGTAAAAACGTTGCGGTTATTGGTTCGGGCCCTGCAGGCCTTGCTGCGGCAGCACAGCTGAATAAAGCTGGTCATATGGTTACTGTATATGAACGTGCTGACCGTATTGGTGGTTTGCTGATGTACGGCATTCCGAACATGAAGCTACAAAAAGAATTAGTGCAACGTCGCGTTGATATTTTAGCCCAAGAAGGCATTGTTTTTGTCACTAACACTGAAGTAGGTAAAGACATTAGTGTTGAGCAACTGGAAACTGATTTTGACTCGGTCGTGCTATGTATCGGTGCGACAGTACCTCGCGATTTACCGGTTGAAGGCCGTGAACTTAATGGTGTCCATTTTGCCATGGACTTCTTAAAAGCCAATACTAAAAGCTTGCTAGACAGTGAACACAAAGATGGTCAATACATTAATGCCCAAGGCAAAAATGTTGTCGTGATAGGTGGCGGAGATACCGGTACCGATTGTATTGGGACTTCATTGCGCCATCAGTGTAAAAGCGCAATACAGCTAGAGATCATGCCACGTCCACCAGAAAAGCGTGACGAGACCAGCAACCCTTGGCCAGAATGGCCAAAACGCTTGTTAGTAGACTATGGTCAAAAAGAAGCAATTGAAGTACAAGGTCAAGATCCACGTCAATACTTAGTCATGACTAAAAAAATTGAAAGTGACGACCAAGGTAATGTTAAAGCAGTGCATACTGTCGATATTACTTGGGAGCGCAACGACAAGGGACAAATGTTCCCACAAGAAGTTGCCGGTAGTGAAAAAGCTATTCCTGCTGATATTGTACTTATCGCTATGGGCTTTATGGGCCCTGAAGGTGGCTTAATTGAGCAATTCGGCCTAGAACAAGATAACCGTTCTAATATTGCAGCAGAATACGATAAGTTCGCTACCAGCAAGCCTAGTGTGTTTGCTGCGGGTGATGGTCGTCGTGGTCAAAGCTTAATTGTTTGGGCGATTGATGAAGGCCGTCGTTGTGCGCGCGAAGTAGACACGTATCTGATGGGTAGTAGTTACCTACCTTAA